From Medicago truncatula cultivar Jemalong A17 chromosome 7, MtrunA17r5.0-ANR, whole genome shotgun sequence, a single genomic window includes:
- the LOC11428722 gene encoding BEACH domain-containing protein C2 isoform X3: protein MEEEDEPKEMKISGNELDSHGVVDSDLKRFVESPHEENVNGSSSFEVEHVDERVHLQDQDVQCATTVMSEDQFEQVSLKDQDKNNESEYSNQSPGSDKIHRPYDGYAEDSRYSSGSCSIEYDSSIVADLHLDNLSYSPGSEDKQFAPSFSFDSTGYSSVKSPPNPRQKHAKPNVSPELLHLVDSAIMGKPEGIDKLKNIASGVEIFESGEEMDSVPFLIVDSLLATMGGVESFEEDEDNPPSVMLNSRAAIVSGELIPWLPYIGDTDDVMSPRTRMVRGLLAIIRACTRNRAMCSSAGLLGVLLRTAEKIFTVDVGLNGQMRWDGTPLCHCIQFLAGHSLSVSDLYRWFQVITKTLTTIWAPQLTLALEKAISGKESRGPASTFEFDGESSGLLGPGESRWPFVSGYAFATWIYIESFADTLNTATVAAAIAAAASARSGKSSAMSAAAAASALAGEGTVHMPRLFSFLSGDNQGIEAYFHAQFLVVETASGKGKKSSLHFTYAFKPQCWYFIGLEHIGKHGILGNTESEVRLYVDGSLYESRPFEFPRISKPLAFCCIGTNPPPTMAGLQRRRRQCPLFAEMGPVYIFKEPIGPERMAGLASRGGDILPSFGNAAGLPWLSTNAYVHSKAEESVLLDAEIGGCIHLLYHPSLLNGRFCPDASPSGASGVLRRPAEVLGQVHVATRMRPGDALWALAYGGPLSLLPVTISNIDEDTLEPLQGNLSLSSATTSLAAPIFRIISIAIQHPRNNEELSRGRGPEVLSKILNYLLQTLSSLDVGKHEGVGDEELVAAVVSVCQSQKINHTLKVQLFATLLLDLKIWSLCSYGIQKKLLSSLADMVFTESTVMRDANAIQMLLDGCRRCYWIVREIDSVDSFSLAGATRPVGEINALVDELLVVVELLIVAAPPSLVSADVRCLLGFMVDCPQPNQVARVLHLFYRMVVQPNASRANTFAEEFLAGGGIETLLVLLQREAKAGDSGVMESSSKNPELEKTEIDGSNENTERSQDDEGSEDKRSQSVDSGNSPHHSSPDINSDRMAFASETSSVKNLGGISLSISADSARKNVYNIDKSDGIVVGIIGLLGALVASGQLRFVSCASPDTTSNLYGVGLHDRGGTMFEDKVSLLLYALQKAFQAAPNRLMTNNVYTALLAASINASSLEDGLNFYDSGHRFEHSQLLLVLLHSLPFAPRSLQSRALQDLLFLACSHPENRNSMINMEEWPEWILEILISNYEVGSSKLSDSTSVGDVEDLIHNFLIIMLEHSMRQKDGWKDIEATIHCAEWLSIVGGSSTGEQRVRREESLPIFKRRLLGVLLDFAARELQVQTQIIAAAAAGVAAEGLSPTDAKAEADNAAQLSVALVENAIVILMLVEDHLRLQSKQSSSRTADISPSPLTTLYPISDHSTSLSTIDESAEEVADSRSSLSGGSGGNPLDALSSMADGTGQIPTSVMEKIAAAAAAEPYESVSCAFVSHGSCAKDLADGWKYRSRLWYGVGLPQNPAAFGGGGSGWDFWKSTLEKDANGNWIELPLVRKSVAMLQALLLDESGLGGGLGIGGGSGTGMGGMAALYQLLDSDQPFLCMLRMVLLSMREDDNGEDYMLMRNTSIDDAASEGRKPRSALLWSVLSPVLNMPISDSKRQRVLVASCVLYAEVYHAVSRDQKPLRKQYLEAILPPFVAVLRRWRPLLASIHELATADGLNPLVADDRALAADSLPIEAALAMIAPAWAAAFASPPAAMALAMIAAGASGGESQAPAQTSHLRRDTSLLERKQTRLHTFSSFQRPLEVSNKTPPLPKDKAAAKAAALAAARDLERFAKIGSGRGLSAVAMATSAQRRSASDMERVNRWNVSEAMGVAWMECLQPVGTKSVYGKDFNAFSYKYIAVLVASFALARNMQRSEVDRRAYVDIVTRHRISTGVHAWRKLIHQLIEMRSLFGPSADNLYSPLRVFWKLDLMESSSRMRRCLRRNYQGSDHLGSAADYEEYSEEKKDQSTPILSAEAISLEAVNEDEEQVDAENLVDRVDDVQNKGDNQLSISESAEQSVQASLESSSPQHASDEHIDQSSSAIAPGYVPSELDERIVLELPTSMVRPLKVIRGTFQVTSRRINFIVDNNSNETSAATDGFHSSFEAGNQEKDRSWLMSSLHQIYSRRYLLRRSALELFMVDRSNFFFDFGSSEGRRNAYRAIVQARPPHLNNIYLATQRPDQLLKRTQLMERWARWEISNFEYLMQLNTLAGRSYNDITQYPVFPWILSDYNSESLDISNPSSFRDLSKPVGALNPDRLKRFQERYASFDDPLIPKFHYGSHYSSAGTVLYYLVRVEPFTTLAIQLQGGKFDHADRMFSDISGTWNGVLEDMSDVKELVPELFYQPEVLTNENSIDFGTTQLGGKLDTVKLPAWAENPIDFIHKHRKALESEYVSSHLHEWIDLIFGYKQRGKEAVAANNVFFYITYEGTVDIDKISDP, encoded by the exons ATGGAAGAGGAGGATGAGCCAAAAGAGATGAAAATATCTGGTAATGAATTAGATTCTCATGGAGTAGTAGATAGTGATTTAAAACGATTTGTTGAGAGTCCTCATGAGGAAAATGTAAATGGTAGCAGTAGTTTTGAGGTTGAACATGTAGATGAAAGGGTACACTTGCAAGATCAAGACGTTCAGTGTGCAACTACAGTTATGAGTGAAGACCAGTTTGAGCAAGTATCTTTGAAAGATCAAGACAAGAATAATGAGTCTGAGTATTCAAACCAATCACCAGGTTCTGATAAAATACATCGCCCGTATGATGGATATGCAGAGGATTCTCGATACTCATCTGGGTCATGTTCAATAGAGTATGATTCTTCCATAGTTGCTGACCTGCATCTCGATAATCTGTCTTATAGCCCTGGGTCAGAGGACAAGCAGTTTGCTCCATCATTTAGTTTTGATTCTACTGGATACTCTTCTGTCAAATCTCCACCAAATCCCAGGCAAAAACATGCAAAGCCAAATGTGTCTCCAGAATTACTGCATCTAGTTGATTCTGCCATTATGGGGAAACCTGAAGGTATTGATAAGCTAAAGAATATTGCAAGTGGTGTAGAAATTTTTGAGAGTGGTGAAGAAATGGATAGCGTACCTTTCCTAATTGTAGATTCACTTCTTGCAACAATGGGTGGTGTTGAAAGTTTCGAGGAGGATGAGGATAATCCTCCTAGTGTAATGCTGAACTCCCGGGCTGCCATTGTGTCAGGCGAGCTTATTCCTTGGCTTCCTTACATAGGTGATACTGATGATGTCATGTCACCAAGGACAAGGATGGTTAGGGGACTACTTGCCATAATAAGGGCTTGTACTAGAAATAGAGCAATGTGCTCATCGGCTGGTTTGTTAGGAGTACTGTTGAGAACAGCTGAAAAGATTTTTACAGTGGATGTTGGCTTAAATGGACAAATGAGGTGGGATGGAACTCCTCTGTGCCACTGTATACAATTCTTAGCGGGGCATTCTCTTAGTGTTAGTGATCTCTATAGATGGTTTCAAGTCATTACTAAAACACTTACAACAATTTGGGCTCCACAACTAACACTAGCATTGGAGAAAGCAATAAGTGGAAAGGAGTCAAGAGGACCAGCTTCTACCTTTGAGTTTGATGGTGAAAGTTCTGGTTTGCTTGGTCCAGGTGAGAGCCGTTGGCCGTTTGTGAGTGGATATGCTTTTGCAACATGGATCTATATTGAATCATTTGCAGACACATTGAATACAGCTACAGTTGCTGCTGCGATTGCTGCAGCTGCATCCGCTAGGTCTGGTAAATCATCAGCCATGTCAGCTGCTGCTGCAGCTAGTGCGCTTGCTGGTGAAGGTACGGTGCACATGCCACGACTGTTCAGTTTTTTATCTGGTGATAATCAAGGTATAGAGGCTTATTTTCATGCCCAATTTTTGGTTGTTGAAACTGCCAGTGGAAAGGGAAAAAAGTCATCTTTGCATTTTACCTATGCCTTCAAACCACAATGCTGGTACTTCATTGGGCTTGAGCATATAGGCAAGCATGGAATTCTTGGGAATACAGAAAGTGAAGTCAGGTTATATGTGGATGGGTCTTTATATGAAAGTCGTCCTTTTGAGTTCCCTCGAATATCCAAACCCCTCGCGTTTTGCTGCATAGGAACTAACCCACCTCCTACTATGGCTGGTTTGCAACGCCGTCGTCGTCAGTGTCCTTTGTTTGCTGAGATGGGCCCTGTTTACATCTTCAAGGAACCAATTGGCCCGGAAAGAATGGCAGGTCTGGCTTCTAGAGGGGGGGATATATTGCCTTCTTTTGGTAATGCAGCTGGGCTACCATGGCTATCAACAAATGCCTATGTACACAGCAAGGCAGAGGAGAGTGTGCTTCTAGATGCAGAAATTGGAGGTTGCATTCATCTGCTCTATCATCCTAGTTTGCTGAATGGGCGTTTCTGTCCAGATGCTTCACCTTCTGGTGCTTCGG GAGTGCTTCGACGTCCAGCTGAGGTTCTTGGGCAAGTCCATGTTGCTACAAGAATGCGACCAGGGGATGCTTTGTGGGCATTGGCCTATGGCGGTCCCTTGTCTTTGCTTCCCGTGACAATAAGCAATATAGACGAAGACACTCTGGAACCACTGCAAGGGAATTTATCTCTTTCTTCAGCTACCACATCTCTTGCGGCCCCAATATTTAGAATTATATCCATTGCTATTCAACATCCAAGGAACAATGAAGAGTTATCTCGTGGCAGAGGGCCTGAGGTTCTGtcaaaaattttgaattatctTCTCCAAACTCTATCTTCACTTGATGTTGGAAAGCATGAGGGCGTAGGAGATGAGGAActtgttgctgctgttgtttCTGTTTGTCAATCTCAGAAGATCAACCATACACTTAAAGTGCAGCTCTTCGCCACACTGCTGTTAGATTTAAAAATCTGGAGTTTGTGTAGTTATGGCATACAAAAGAAGCTTCTATCATCACTTGCAGACATGGTTTTCACTGAGTCAACAGTAATGCGTGATGCCAATGCCATTCAAATGCTTCTTGATGGCTGCAGACGATGTTATTGGATTGTTCGTGAAATTGATTCAGTGGATTCTTTTTCTTTAGCTGGGGCAACACGTCCTGTGGGTGAAATTAATGCATTGGTTGACGAGCTCTTAGTGGTAGTTGAACTTTTAATAGTGGCAGCTCCTCCTTCGTTGGTCTCAGCTGATGTCCGATGCTTACTTGGTTTCATGGTTGACTGTCCACAACCCAATCAG GTTGCTAGGGTGTTGCATCTCTTCTACAGGATGGTTGTCCAGCCTAATGCATCTAGGGCTAACACATTTGCAGAAGAATTTCTAGCAGGTGGTGGGATAGAAACTCTTCTTGTTCTCCTCCAGAGGGAAGCTAAAGCTGGTGATAGTGGTGTAATGGAATCATCCTCAAAGAATCCTGAACTTGAAAAAACAGAAATTGATGGTAGTAATGAGAACACCGAAAGAAGCCAGGACGACGAAGGATCAGAGGATAAACGCTCTCAATCTGTTGACAGTGGCAATAGTCCTCATCATAGTTCTCCAGATATTAACAGCGACAGGATGGCATTTGCCTCTGAAACTTCTTCTGTCAAGAATCTTGGAGGCATAAGTCTATCCATTAGTGCTGACAGTGCTAGGAAAAATGTCTACAATATTGATAAAAGTGATGGCATTGTTGTAGGGATCATAGGTCTCTTAGGTGCTCTAGTAGCTTCAGGACAACTGAGATTTGTTTCATGTGCTAGTCCTGATACAACGAGCAACCTTTATGGTGTTGGACTCCATGACAGGGGTGGTACTATGTTTGAAGACAAGGTTTCTCTTCTACTTTATGCTTTACAGAAGGCTTTTCAAGCAGCACCTAACAGGCTAATGACTAACAATGTTTACACAGCTTTGTTGGCTGCCTCG ATCAACGCCTCTTCTTTAGAGGATGGACTAAATTTCTACGATTCTGGTCATCGCTTTGAGCATTCACAACTCTTATTGGTGCTGTTGCATTCCCTTCCATTTGCACCTAGGTCACTGCAGAGCAGGGCATTGCAG GATCTTCTATTCTTGGCTTGCAGTCATCCTGAAAATAGAAACAGTATGATCAACATGGAGGAATGGCCTGAATGGATTTTGGAAATCCTGATCTCAAACTATGAG GTGGGTTCAAGCAAATTGTCTGATTCAACAAGTGTTGGAGACGTAGAAGACCTGATTCATAACTTCCTAATTATCATGCTAGAGCACTCAATGCGCCAAAAGGATGGATGGAAG GATATTGAAGCAACAATTCATTGTGCAGAGTGGCTTTCTATTGTAGGTGGATCTAGCACAGGGGAACAGCGAGTAAG GCGTGAAGAATCGTTGCCTATATTTAAAAGGAGACTCTTAGGTGTCTTGTTGGACTTTGCCGCTAGAGAATTGCAGGTTCAG ACTCAAATTATTGCTGCAGCTGCGGCTGGTGTTGCTGCTGAGGGTTTGTCTCCAACAGATGCTAAGGCTGAGGCTGATAATGCTGCCCAGTTGTCTGTGGCCTTAGTTGAGAATGCCATTGTGATACTTATGCTTGTTGAAGACCATTTACGGTTGCAGAGCAAACAATCTTCTTCACGAACTGCAGATATATCTCCATCTCCACTTACTACTTTGTATCCAATAAGTGATCACTCAACGTCATTGTCAACAATTGACGAGTCAGCAGAAGAAGTCGCGGACAGCCGAAGTTCTCTATCCGGTGGCTCAGGGGGAAAccctttagat GCCCTTTCTTCAATGGCTGATGGAACCGGTCAGATCCCTACATCAGTGATGGAAAAGATTGCGGCTGCAGCAGCAGCTGAGCCTTATGAATCTGTATCTTGTGCTTTTGTGTCACATGGGTCATGTGCAAAGGATTTAGCTGATGGCTGGAAATATCGGAGCCGTTTATGGTATGGTGTTGGCCTTCCACAGAATCCAGCTGCATTTGGTGGTGGGGGAAGTGGATGGGATTTTTGGAAGTCAACTTTGGAGAAAGATGCCAATGGAAACTGGATTGAGCTTCCTTTGGTGAGAAAGTCTGTGGCAATGCTCCAAGCATTATTGCTAGATGAGTCTGGACTCGGTGGTGGTCTTGGTATAGGTGGAGGATCAGGCACCGGAATGGGAGGGATGGCTGCACTGTACCAGCTACTAGACAGTGACCAACCGTTCTTATGCATGCTTAGAATGGTTCTTCTATCAATGAGGGAAGACGATAATGGTGAAGATTATATGCTGATGAGAAATACAAGTATTGACGATGCGGCTTCTGAAGGAAGAAAACCGCGATCAGCTCTTTTATGGAG TGTTCTCTCTCCTGTACTCAACATGCCAATTTCTGATTCTAAGAGGCAAAGAGTATTGGTTGCATCTTGCGTGCTATATGCCGAG GTTTACCATGCTGTTAGCAGAGACCAAAAGCCTCTTCGCAAACAGTACCTTGAGGCTATATTACCACCATTTGTTGCTGTCTTAAGGAGGTGGCGCCCTCTTTTGGCTAGCATTCATGAACTTGCTACTGCTGATGGTTTGAATCCTCTTGTTGCCGATGACCGTGCATTAGCTGCTGATTCCCTGCCGATTGAG GCTGCTCTTGCAATGATAGCTCCTGCCTGGGCTGCTGCTTTTGCATCTCCACCTGCTGCAATGGCATTGGCGATGATTGCAGCCGGTGCGTCAGGTGGCGAAAGCCAAGCTCCTGCACAAACATCCCATCTTAGGCGTGATACTTCATTGCTTGAACGCAAACAAACTAGACTtcatacattttcaagctttcAAAGACCTTTGGAAGTCTCTAACAAAACTCCACCTCTTCCCAAGGACAAAGCAGCTGCGAAAGCTGCTGCTTTGGCAGCTGCTCGTGATCTGGAGCGATTTGCAAAAATTGGTTCTGGAAGGGGTCTTAGTGCTGTTGCAATGGCTACATCTGCACAACGAAGGAGTGCTAGTGATATGGAGAGGGTCAACAGGTGGAATGTTTCTGAAGCAATGGGAGTTGCCTGGATGGAATGTTTGCAGCCAGTTGGCACAAAGTCAGTGTATGGGAAAGATTTTAATgctttttcatataaatatattgctGTTCTTGTAGCCAGTTTTGCACTAGCAAGGAATATGCAACGGTCTGAG GTTGACAGGCGTGCTTATGTGGACATAGTTACTCGACATCGAATCAGTACCGGAGTCCATGCATGGCGCAAACTTATTCACCAACTAATAGAGATGAGAAGTCTTTTTGGGCCTTCCGCAGATAATTTATACAGTCCGCTTCGT GTTTTTTGGAAACTAGATTTAATGGAAAGTTCTTCCAGGATGAGAAGATGTTTGAGGAGGAATTATCAAGGATCTGATCATTTAGGTTCTGCAGCTGATTATGAGGAATACTCTGAAGAGAAAAAAGACCAAAGCACTCCGATTTTATCTGCCGAAGCAATCTCATTGGAGGCAGtcaatgaagatgaagaacagGTTGATGCTGAGAATTTGGTTGATAGGGTTGATGATGTTCAAAATAAAGGAGACAACCAGCTTAGCATTTCCGAATCAGCAGAGCAATCTGTTCAGGCATCTTTAGAATCCAGCAGTCCACAACATGCAAGTGATGAACACATTGATCAGAGTTCTTCAGCCATAGCACCTGGGTATGTTCCTAGCGAACTTGATGAAAGAATTGTTCTCGAGTTACCGACATCTATGGTCCGACCACTTAAGGTCATACGGGGAACCTTCCAA GTCACCAGTAGGAGGATAAATTTTATAGTTGATAACAATAGCAATGAGACCAGTGCTGCAACAGATGGTTTTCATTCCAGTTTTGAGGCAGGGAACCAAGAAAAGGATCGTAGCTGGTTAATGTCATCTCTCCATCAAATATATAGCCGGAG GTACCTCCTTAGAAGAAGTGCACTGGAGCTATTTATGGTGGATCGTTCAAACTTCTTTTTTGATTTTGGG AGTAGTGAAGGGCGAAGAAATGCATATCGAGCAATTGTTCAAGCACGGCCTCCTCATTTAAACAACATATATTTGGCTACTCAG AGACCTgatcaacttttgaaaagaactCAACTTATGGAGCGCTGGGCTAGGTGGGAG ATCAgcaattttgaatatttaatgCAACTCAATACACTGGCTGGGCGTAGTTATAATGATATTACCCAG